From Cellulosimicrobium sp. ES-005, one genomic window encodes:
- a CDS encoding acyl-CoA dehydrogenase family protein, with protein sequence MPTPVTPSSSPSFFAPPFPEPRSLLSDDLLDAVRGRAAGYDRDNAFFDEDLAALVDAGYLRALVPTSFGGAGLGLREVAHEQARLAGAAPATALAVNMHHVWTGVARYLHERGDSSLDWLLEEAGRGEVFGFGYSEGGNDLVLLGSRTEARPDGAGGYTFHGRKIFTSNSPAWTRLGVLGLDTASDDAPRLVHAFVPRDSGVEVLDDWDTMGMRASQSRSTVLDGAHAPADRVVRRLAPGPTLDPLVVGIFTTFETLLASVYTGIAERALELGVAAARRRTSMKNDGASLAQDPDIRWRLADAALALDAVWPQIDTVAGELDALVDRGAGWFRATAGLKVRATETAKTVVDQMVRVAGGSSYFAGNELGRLYRDVLAGIFHPSDDESAHSTVAQSLLGPPA encoded by the coding sequence ATGCCCACGCCCGTCACCCCGTCGTCCTCCCCGTCCTTCTTCGCTCCCCCGTTCCCGGAGCCCCGCTCCCTCCTGTCCGACGACCTGCTCGACGCGGTCCGTGGCCGCGCCGCGGGCTACGACCGCGACAACGCGTTCTTCGACGAGGACCTCGCGGCGCTCGTCGACGCGGGATACCTGCGCGCGCTCGTCCCCACGTCGTTCGGCGGCGCCGGGCTCGGCCTGCGCGAGGTCGCGCACGAGCAGGCGCGGCTCGCGGGCGCGGCGCCCGCGACGGCGCTCGCGGTGAACATGCACCACGTGTGGACCGGCGTCGCGCGCTACCTGCACGAGCGCGGCGACTCGTCGCTCGACTGGCTGCTCGAGGAGGCCGGCCGCGGCGAGGTGTTCGGCTTCGGGTACTCCGAGGGCGGCAACGACCTGGTCCTGCTCGGGTCCCGCACCGAGGCACGACCGGACGGCGCGGGCGGCTACACGTTCCACGGCCGCAAGATCTTCACGTCCAACTCGCCCGCGTGGACGCGGCTGGGCGTCCTCGGCCTCGACACTGCGTCCGACGACGCCCCGCGCCTCGTGCACGCGTTCGTCCCCCGGGACTCCGGGGTCGAGGTGCTCGACGACTGGGACACGATGGGCATGCGGGCCTCGCAGTCCCGGTCCACGGTGCTCGACGGCGCTCACGCGCCCGCCGACCGCGTCGTCCGGCGCCTCGCGCCCGGCCCCACGCTCGACCCGCTCGTCGTGGGGATCTTCACGACGTTCGAGACCCTCCTCGCGTCCGTCTACACCGGGATCGCGGAGCGCGCGCTCGAGCTCGGCGTCGCCGCGGCGCGCCGCCGCACGTCGATGAAGAACGACGGCGCGTCGCTCGCGCAGGACCCGGACATCCGGTGGCGACTCGCCGACGCCGCGCTCGCGCTCGACGCGGTCTGGCCGCAGATCGACACCGTCGCGGGCGAGCTCGACGCGCTCGTCGACCGCGGCGCGGGCTGGTTCCGCGCGACCGCGGGGCTCAAGGTGCGCGCCACGGAGACTGCGAAGACGGTGGTCGACCAGATGGTGCGCGTCGCCGGCGGGTCGAGCTACTTCGCCGGCAACGAGCTGGGCCGCCTGTACCGCGACGTGCTCGCCGGGATCTTCCACCCGTCCGACGACGAGTCGGCCCACTCGACGGTCGCCCAGTCCCTCCTGGGCCCGCCCGCCTGA
- a CDS encoding hemolysin family protein, whose protein sequence is MSNPWVVVVATVAIIALSAFFVAVEFALLGAKRHRLEDAAPTSRAARAALRSSNELTLLMAGAQLGITACTLALGAITKPAVHHWLTPVFETWGAPLWAADVAGFVLALVIVTFLHLVIGEMAPKSWAIAHPERSATLLALPMRGFMWAFRPLLRWLNALANRCVRAVGVEPVEHVEGGGQDPATLRHLVEHSANVGALEASYRVQISGVIELETLTVDALVPAEGRPTSVPATATAADVRAASARSGHLRILVENGSVVPKVVHVRDTLLEPDDRPAGELARPGFVLASGTTVHAALARMRESSEQLAVVMDGERFVGVVTLADVLRRILPTPEDPVPALVG, encoded by the coding sequence ATGAGCAACCCCTGGGTCGTCGTCGTGGCGACCGTCGCGATCATCGCGCTCAGCGCGTTCTTCGTCGCCGTGGAGTTCGCGCTCCTCGGCGCCAAGCGGCACCGCCTCGAGGACGCCGCTCCGACCAGCCGCGCCGCGCGCGCGGCGCTGCGCAGCTCGAACGAGCTGACCCTGCTCATGGCGGGCGCGCAGCTCGGCATCACGGCGTGCACCCTCGCGCTCGGCGCCATCACCAAGCCCGCGGTGCACCACTGGCTCACCCCGGTCTTCGAGACCTGGGGCGCGCCCCTGTGGGCCGCCGACGTCGCGGGCTTCGTGCTCGCGCTCGTCATCGTGACGTTCCTGCACCTCGTCATCGGGGAGATGGCGCCCAAGTCGTGGGCGATCGCCCACCCGGAGCGCTCGGCCACCCTGCTGGCGCTCCCGATGCGCGGGTTCATGTGGGCGTTCCGCCCGCTCCTGCGCTGGCTCAACGCGCTCGCGAACCGCTGCGTGCGGGCCGTCGGCGTCGAGCCGGTCGAGCACGTCGAGGGCGGCGGTCAGGACCCCGCGACCCTGCGCCACCTCGTCGAGCACTCGGCGAACGTCGGCGCGCTCGAGGCGTCGTACCGCGTCCAGATCTCCGGTGTCATCGAGCTGGAGACCCTCACTGTCGACGCTCTCGTGCCCGCGGAGGGCCGACCCACGTCGGTCCCGGCGACCGCCACGGCCGCGGACGTGCGCGCCGCGTCCGCCCGGTCGGGCCACCTGCGCATCCTCGTCGAGAACGGGAGCGTCGTACCGAAGGTCGTGCACGTGCGCGACACGCTGCTGGAGCCCGACGACCGGCCCGCCGGGGAGCTCGCGCGCCCGGGGTTCGTCCTCGCGTCCGGGACGACCGTGCACGCCGCGCTCGCGCGCATGCGCGAGTCGAGCGAGCAGCTCGCGGTCGTCATGGACGGCGAGCGGTTCGTCGGCGTCGTGACGCTCGCCGACGTGCTGCGCCGGATCCTGCCGACCCCGGAGGATCCGGTGCCCGCGCTCGTCGGCTGA
- a CDS encoding hemolysin family protein yields the protein MTTFLSLLLGLLVVLAITAATAYFVAQEFAYMTVDRSRLGAKAEAGDESARRALAVTRRTSFVLSGAQLGITVTGLLVGYVAEPLIGESLGTMLGGVGVPTGVGVAVGTVLALVLSTIVQMLFGELFPKNLAIARPEPLAKGLARSTTAYLTVFGWLIAVFDKASNALLRLLKIEPVHDVDNTATARDLEHIVADSRESGDLPDELSVLLDRILDFPQRDVEHAMIPRSRVGTVRPDATVAEVRELMARAHTRYPVVDETDQPLGVVQLADVLATDLPDGAPVTALMRPAVVLPTLMTLPDALAQLNATRNQLACVIDEYGGFTGVLTVEDLAEELVGEITDEHDPEQPVTVTAEDDGVWVMGGDVHVDEAERAIGQDLPRGDHETVSGLLIAQHGALPRAGDTIEVPLPDDPADLVHDVPVHRSLVVDVLSVERHVPRLVRVRLVEQRGDAPAADETGESARPTTRPATAAEESR from the coding sequence ATGACGACCTTCCTCTCCCTCCTGCTCGGGCTCCTCGTGGTTCTCGCGATCACGGCGGCGACGGCGTACTTCGTCGCCCAGGAGTTCGCCTACATGACCGTCGACCGCTCCCGCCTGGGAGCCAAGGCGGAGGCCGGCGACGAGTCGGCCCGGCGCGCGCTCGCCGTCACGAGGCGCACGTCCTTCGTCCTGTCCGGGGCCCAGCTCGGGATCACCGTGACGGGCCTGCTCGTCGGCTACGTGGCCGAGCCGCTCATCGGCGAGTCGCTGGGCACGATGCTCGGCGGCGTGGGAGTACCCACGGGCGTCGGCGTGGCGGTGGGCACCGTGCTCGCCCTCGTGCTCTCGACGATCGTCCAGATGCTCTTCGGCGAGCTGTTCCCCAAGAACCTCGCCATCGCGCGGCCCGAGCCGCTCGCGAAGGGCCTGGCCCGCTCCACGACCGCCTACCTCACGGTGTTCGGCTGGCTCATCGCGGTGTTCGACAAGGCGTCCAACGCCCTGCTGCGCCTCCTGAAGATCGAGCCCGTGCACGACGTCGACAACACCGCGACCGCGCGCGACCTCGAGCACATCGTGGCCGACTCGCGCGAGAGCGGGGACCTGCCCGACGAGCTCTCCGTGCTGCTCGACCGCATCCTCGACTTCCCCCAGCGGGACGTCGAGCACGCGATGATCCCGCGCTCGCGCGTCGGGACGGTCCGCCCCGACGCGACCGTCGCCGAGGTCCGCGAGCTCATGGCCCGCGCCCACACCCGCTACCCCGTGGTCGACGAGACGGACCAGCCGCTCGGCGTCGTCCAGCTCGCCGACGTCCTGGCGACCGACCTGCCCGACGGCGCGCCCGTCACCGCGCTCATGCGCCCGGCCGTCGTGCTGCCCACGCTCATGACGCTGCCCGACGCGCTCGCGCAGCTCAACGCCACGCGCAACCAGCTCGCGTGCGTCATCGACGAGTACGGCGGGTTCACCGGCGTGCTCACGGTCGAGGACCTCGCCGAGGAGCTCGTGGGCGAGATCACCGACGAGCACGACCCGGAGCAGCCCGTCACGGTCACGGCCGAGGACGACGGCGTGTGGGTCATGGGCGGCGACGTCCACGTCGACGAGGCGGAGCGCGCGATCGGGCAGGACCTGCCGCGCGGCGACCACGAGACGGTCTCCGGGCTCCTCATCGCCCAGCACGGCGCCCTGCCGCGCGCGGGCGACACGATCGAGGTCCCGCTGCCGGACGACCCGGCCGACCTCGTCCACGACGTGCCCGTGCACCGCTCGCTCGTCGTCGACGTCCTGTCGGTCGAGCGGCACGTGCCGCGCCTCGTGCGGGTCCGGCTCGTGGAGCAGCGGGGCGACGCACCCGCCGCCGACGAGACGGGCGAGAGCGCCCGACCGACCACACGCCCGGCGACCGCTGCGGAGGAGTCCCGATGA
- a CDS encoding D-alanine--D-alanine ligase family protein, with product MSSQSPDRSVPSTDEHPTGAPRKPRVLVLFGGRSGEHAISAATAAGVLRAIDRSRYDVVPVGITPTGEWVLAADEPARWEITEGRLPQVEPTGEEVILPLSTGRRELRVLTPGDVPRVLGEVDVVFPLLHGPYGEDGTLQGMLELADVRYVGAGVLASAVGMDKHFMKLVLAGEGLPVSPYTVIRPGAFERDPEAWTQTVAALGLPVFVKPARAGSSLGISKVDDLADLPAAIAAAQEHDPKVIVEAGVVGREIECAVLGGRGGARPRASLPGEIVVTGEAHDFYDFEAKYLDEAGVELSCPADLPEHLVERVREIAVRTFEAVGAEGLSRVDVFVTPDEQVVVNEINTMPGFTPFSMYPRMWEKSGLSYPELIDELVALALERPTGLR from the coding sequence ATGTCCAGCCAGAGCCCCGACCGGTCCGTGCCGTCCACCGACGAGCACCCCACCGGCGCGCCCCGCAAGCCCCGCGTCCTCGTGCTGTTCGGGGGCCGCTCCGGCGAGCACGCCATCTCCGCCGCGACCGCCGCGGGCGTCCTGCGCGCGATCGACCGCTCGCGCTACGACGTGGTCCCCGTCGGGATCACGCCGACGGGCGAGTGGGTCCTCGCGGCCGACGAGCCCGCGCGCTGGGAGATCACGGAGGGGCGCCTGCCGCAGGTGGAGCCGACCGGCGAGGAGGTCATCCTGCCGCTGTCGACCGGGCGCCGGGAGCTGCGCGTCCTCACCCCGGGCGACGTCCCCCGCGTGCTCGGCGAGGTGGACGTCGTCTTCCCGCTGCTGCACGGCCCCTACGGCGAGGACGGCACGCTCCAGGGCATGCTCGAGCTCGCCGACGTCCGCTACGTCGGCGCGGGCGTGCTCGCGTCCGCCGTCGGCATGGACAAGCACTTCATGAAGCTCGTGCTCGCGGGCGAGGGGCTGCCCGTCTCCCCGTACACCGTGATCCGCCCGGGCGCGTTCGAGCGCGACCCCGAGGCGTGGACGCAGACCGTGGCGGCCCTCGGCCTGCCCGTGTTCGTCAAGCCCGCGCGCGCCGGGTCGAGCCTCGGCATCTCCAAGGTCGACGACCTCGCGGACCTGCCCGCCGCGATCGCCGCCGCGCAGGAGCACGACCCCAAGGTGATCGTCGAGGCGGGCGTCGTCGGTCGCGAGATCGAGTGTGCCGTCCTCGGCGGGCGCGGTGGCGCGCGCCCGCGCGCGTCGCTGCCCGGCGAGATCGTCGTCACGGGCGAGGCGCACGACTTCTACGACTTCGAGGCCAAGTACCTCGACGAGGCCGGGGTCGAGCTGTCGTGCCCCGCCGACCTCCCCGAGCACCTCGTGGAGCGCGTGCGCGAGATCGCGGTCCGCACGTTCGAGGCGGTCGGTGCGGAGGGCCTCTCGCGCGTCGACGTGTTCGTCACGCCCGACGAGCAGGTCGTCGTCAACGAGATCAACACCATGCCCGGCTTCACGCCGTTCTCGATGTACCCCCGCATGTGGGAGAAGTCGGGGCTCAGCTACCCCGAGCTCATCGACGAGCTCGTCGCGCTCGCGCTCGAGCGGCCCACCGGCCTGCGCTGA
- a CDS encoding DUF3515 family protein produces the protein MLDAVPPASPSTHPGAPRPRRSHPLVRALAVPALLGVVAATAACAPRIGVPVADDAQNPLCADVVLALPDTLGEDLAKVGTTSQATAAWGEPGAAVTLRCGVEVPGPTTTTCQSVESAGGTVDWLVVEDQGTWTFTTYGRDPAVQVVVPPAVTESHSTSFIADLGRAVMEVPQTRACVGAGDLG, from the coding sequence GTGCTCGACGCCGTCCCTCCCGCCTCGCCGTCCACCCACCCCGGTGCGCCCCGGCCCCGCCGCTCGCACCCCCTCGTCCGAGCCCTCGCGGTGCCGGCGCTCCTCGGCGTCGTCGCGGCGACCGCCGCGTGCGCGCCGCGCATCGGCGTCCCGGTCGCGGACGACGCCCAGAACCCGCTGTGCGCGGACGTCGTGCTCGCGCTGCCGGACACCCTGGGCGAGGACCTGGCGAAGGTCGGGACGACGAGCCAGGCCACCGCGGCATGGGGCGAGCCGGGCGCCGCGGTGACGCTGCGGTGCGGCGTCGAGGTGCCCGGCCCGACGACGACCACGTGCCAGAGCGTCGAGTCCGCCGGCGGCACCGTGGACTGGCTCGTCGTCGAGGACCAGGGCACGTGGACGTTCACGACCTACGGACGCGACCCCGCGGTGCAGGTCGTCGTGCCGCCGGCCGTGACCGAGAGCCACTCCACGTCGTTCATCGCCGACCTGGGGCGCGCGGTCATGGAGGTCCCGCAGACGCGCGCGTGCGTCGGCGCGGGCGACCTGGGCTGA
- a CDS encoding thiamine-phosphate kinase produces the protein MSETPLLVRDVPEEALLARIFPLLPTAPTTLVGPGDDCAVVAAPDGRYVVSTDVLVEDRHFRRRWSSGYDVGWRAAVQNLADVVSMGARPAALVVSLVMPGDLPVDWVTGLARGLADACTPLGAAVVGGDLSGGDQVVVAVTVHGDLEGREPVLRSGARPGDVVALAGGLGRSAAGLALLDADRADLDDALVVAHLRPDPPLAAGPAAADAGATAMMDVSDGLLRDAGRMARASGVVVDLELAALGADHDRLRAAAVVLDGTSGDGNAATDAGDRAEGWVLSGGEDHALLATFPADADLPDGFRAIGTVRRAWCDDPGVRVDGRVAHRATGWDHFRA, from the coding sequence GTGAGCGAGACGCCCCTGCTGGTCCGCGACGTGCCCGAGGAGGCGCTCCTCGCCCGGATCTTCCCTCTGCTGCCCACCGCGCCGACCACCCTCGTCGGTCCGGGGGACGACTGCGCCGTCGTCGCGGCGCCCGACGGCCGCTACGTCGTGTCGACCGACGTCCTCGTCGAGGACCGGCACTTCCGTCGGCGCTGGTCGTCCGGGTACGACGTCGGGTGGCGGGCCGCGGTGCAGAACCTCGCCGACGTCGTGTCCATGGGTGCACGCCCCGCGGCGCTCGTCGTCTCGCTCGTCATGCCGGGCGACCTGCCCGTCGACTGGGTCACGGGCCTCGCGCGCGGGCTCGCCGACGCGTGCACGCCCCTCGGCGCCGCGGTCGTTGGCGGGGACCTCTCGGGAGGAGACCAGGTCGTCGTCGCGGTCACCGTCCACGGCGACCTCGAGGGCCGCGAGCCCGTGCTGCGCTCCGGCGCACGGCCGGGCGACGTCGTGGCGCTCGCGGGGGGCCTCGGCCGGTCCGCGGCGGGGCTCGCGCTGCTCGACGCCGACCGGGCGGACCTCGACGACGCGCTCGTCGTCGCGCACCTGCGCCCCGACCCGCCGCTCGCCGCGGGGCCTGCGGCCGCCGACGCCGGCGCGACCGCGATGATGGACGTGTCCGACGGGCTGCTGCGTGACGCGGGCCGGATGGCGCGGGCGAGCGGCGTCGTCGTGGACCTCGAGCTCGCCGCGCTGGGCGCGGACCACGACCGCCTGCGCGCGGCGGCGGTCGTGCTCGACGGCACGAGCGGGGACGGCAACGCCGCGACGGACGCCGGCGACCGCGCCGAGGGCTGGGTGCTGTCGGGAGGCGAGGACCACGCGCTGCTCGCGACGTTCCCCGCCGACGCCGACCTGCCCGACGGGTTCCGGGCGATCGGCACGGTCCGACGTGCGTGGTGCGACGATCCCGGCGTCCGGGTCGACGGCCGCGTGGCGCACCGCGCGACGGGGTGGGACCACTTCCGCGCCTGA
- a CDS encoding GNAT family N-acetyltransferase has protein sequence MVTELSEVTIRPAAPADASAIAAVHIASWRGAYAGIVPDEYLASLDHDQREQHWVQSLATAGARTWLADADGRTIGFATLGPSRDEDAEPGDLEIYAIYLDPESWGRGVARDLMRTMLGEVRPGTTVTLWVLEDAERARRFYRRHGFVPDGVERRDDIGGKDLTAVRYRRG, from the coding sequence ATGGTGACGGAACTGAGCGAGGTAACCATCCGCCCGGCCGCTCCCGCGGACGCGAGCGCCATCGCGGCCGTGCACATCGCGTCCTGGAGGGGCGCGTACGCGGGCATCGTCCCCGACGAGTACCTGGCCTCGCTCGACCACGACCAGCGCGAGCAGCACTGGGTCCAGAGCCTCGCCACCGCGGGCGCCCGCACGTGGCTCGCCGACGCGGACGGCCGCACGATCGGCTTCGCGACGCTCGGCCCGAGCCGTGACGAGGACGCCGAGCCCGGTGACCTCGAGATCTACGCCATCTATCTCGACCCGGAGTCCTGGGGCCGCGGCGTCGCGCGCGACCTCATGCGCACCATGCTCGGCGAGGTGCGTCCCGGCACGACGGTCACGCTCTGGGTCCTCGAGGACGCGGAGCGCGCGCGCCGCTTCTACCGTCGCCACGGCTTCGTGCCGGACGGCGTCGAGCGACGGGACGACATCGGCGGCAAGGACCTGACCGCCGTCCGCTACCGCCGGGGCTGA
- the rpmB gene encoding 50S ribosomal protein L28, whose amino-acid sequence MAANCDVCGKGPGFGHSISHSHIRTKRRWNPNIQRVRAVVAGTPKRLNVCTSCLKAGKVTRPA is encoded by the coding sequence GTGGCTGCCAACTGCGACGTCTGCGGCAAGGGCCCGGGCTTCGGGCACAGCATCTCGCACTCCCACATCCGGACGAAGCGCCGCTGGAACCCGAACATCCAGCGCGTGCGCGCCGTGGTCGCGGGGACGCCCAAGCGCCTCAACGTGTGCACCTCCTGCCTCAAGGCCGGGAAGGTCACCCGCCCCGCCTGA
- a CDS encoding DAK2 domain-containing protein, which yields MSPGADVVDAAVVVAWGHGGVRALADARESLDRVNVFPVADADTGTNMYLTLLDAVRALPGGDPAGGGETGAAGGAGDLLVRLARGALVGARGNSGVILSEYLRGLALALAEHRTVTGAALAGGLDRAARTARGAVARPAPGTILTAADAAARAAATAADGPGASSPAVVAAAARDGARAAALRSTGELDVLARAQVLDAGALGLVLVLGALVAALDARRTGVVPTVDPVEAASAPAPARDAAGPAVAGVSEVLGMMAGMVPVAGSPREAGAGPQDVHEGGAFEVMFVVDVPAGGAVDPAGTPVEDPAEPLRAELARIGDSVVVVGGPGDHGSGLWQAHVHTDDPMAAVAVGRAAVAGLRSARGVGEKAASTAGGDDAALRQVRVRHLPGPHEEGHALDTAAGGAHDVATVAADGPGLVAVTTAPGLVADLARAGAVVLLREAPGPVDLTALHRVAVDARASHVALLPGADLPEDDAATLRATLREDGVGTLEVLPAVTDLHVAVALAAAQLVEPGAAQRLEAARSALAAARWARLDAPGVPVPELARRLADGLEPLRVRAGTLVTVLADDDVPDAALDALAARATGDGAEVVLLRSGRDGGAVTLAAEGPEDAADDIEVTVEAEG from the coding sequence GTGAGCCCCGGAGCCGACGTGGTCGACGCCGCCGTCGTCGTCGCGTGGGGCCACGGTGGCGTCCGTGCGCTCGCCGACGCGCGCGAGTCGCTCGACCGCGTGAACGTCTTCCCGGTCGCGGACGCGGACACGGGCACCAACATGTACCTCACGCTCCTGGACGCGGTCCGCGCGCTGCCCGGCGGCGACCCGGCGGGAGGCGGGGAGACGGGGGCCGCGGGCGGCGCCGGCGACCTGCTCGTGCGCCTGGCCCGCGGTGCGCTCGTCGGGGCGCGCGGCAACTCGGGCGTCATCCTCAGCGAGTACCTCCGCGGGCTCGCCCTCGCGCTCGCCGAGCACCGGACCGTGACCGGTGCCGCGCTCGCGGGGGGCCTGGACCGCGCCGCCCGCACCGCCCGCGGCGCGGTGGCCCGCCCCGCACCCGGCACGATCCTCACGGCCGCCGACGCCGCGGCGCGCGCGGCCGCGACCGCGGCGGACGGGCCCGGCGCCTCCTCGCCCGCGGTCGTCGCGGCCGCGGCCCGGGACGGGGCGCGCGCCGCGGCGCTGCGCAGCACCGGCGAGCTCGACGTGCTCGCGCGGGCGCAGGTCCTCGACGCCGGAGCCCTCGGCCTGGTGCTGGTCCTCGGCGCGCTCGTCGCGGCGCTCGACGCGCGACGCACGGGTGTCGTCCCGACGGTCGACCCCGTGGAGGCCGCCTCGGCACCGGCGCCCGCACGCGACGCCGCGGGGCCGGCAGTGGCGGGTGTGTCGGAGGTGCTCGGCATGATGGCCGGCATGGTTCCGGTGGCGGGCTCGCCCCGGGAGGCAGGTGCCGGTCCGCAGGACGTCCACGAGGGGGGTGCGTTCGAGGTGATGTTCGTGGTCGACGTCCCCGCGGGTGGAGCGGTGGACCCGGCCGGCACGCCCGTCGAGGACCCCGCCGAGCCGCTCCGTGCCGAGCTCGCGCGGATCGGCGACTCCGTCGTCGTGGTGGGCGGGCCGGGTGACCACGGCTCGGGGCTCTGGCAGGCGCACGTCCACACCGACGACCCGATGGCCGCGGTCGCCGTCGGACGTGCCGCGGTCGCGGGCCTGCGGTCCGCGCGGGGCGTCGGCGAGAAGGCCGCGTCGACCGCGGGGGGAGACGACGCCGCGCTGCGCCAGGTGCGGGTCCGGCACCTCCCGGGGCCCCACGAGGAGGGCCACGCCCTGGACACCGCTGCCGGCGGGGCGCACGACGTCGCGACCGTGGCGGCGGACGGCCCGGGTCTGGTCGCCGTGACCACGGCGCCCGGTCTCGTCGCGGACCTCGCCCGCGCGGGCGCCGTCGTGCTGCTGCGGGAGGCTCCCGGTCCCGTCGACCTGACCGCCCTGCACCGCGTCGCGGTCGACGCCCGCGCGTCGCACGTCGCGCTCCTGCCCGGCGCGGACCTGCCGGAGGACGACGCCGCGACCCTGCGCGCGACCCTGCGCGAGGACGGGGTCGGGACGCTCGAGGTGCTGCCCGCCGTGACCGACCTGCACGTCGCCGTGGCGCTCGCCGCCGCACAGCTCGTGGAGCCCGGTGCGGCGCAGCGGCTCGAGGCGGCACGGTCGGCGCTCGCCGCCGCCCGGTGGGCTCGGCTCGACGCCCCGGGCGTGCCGGTGCCCGAGCTGGCGCGACGGCTCGCGGACGGGCTCGAACCCCTCCGTGTGCGCGCCGGCACGCTCGTCACGGTGCTCGCCGACGACGACGTGCCGGACGCGGCCCTCGACGCGCTCGCGGCGCGCGCGACCGGGGACGGCGCCGAGGTCGTGCTCCTGCGCTCGGGCCGCGACGGCGGTGCCGTCACGCTCGCCGCCGAGGGGCCGGAGGACGCTGCCGACGACATCGAGGTCACCGTGGAGGCCGAGGGATGA